In Pseudomonadota bacterium, a single window of DNA contains:
- the tadA gene encoding Flp pilus assembly complex ATPase component TadA — MGKMNDTSYLFSLLEADQLISAEQREMLEKKLPHQKQLLLRERRKAKKGLGKVREPDLVEVIVSLNLQIPGENPQPLTEELIIRAVAADMNMPFKKLDPLELNLDIVTKTFPKNYALKHLLLPFAIKDGVHEVAVYDPAKRETLAEIERVYKITVRPYLSTRSDISRMLAEFFGFQSSISAAEDHLAKPTIDLGNLEQFVKIERGGEINSSDHHITSAVDHLFTYAFDQRASDIHIEPKRDKSNVRLRIDGILHTIYSLPKAVHSAIVSRIKTLSRLDIAEKRRPQDGRIKIDHEGKEAEIRVSTIPVAFGEKAVMRILDPDIMFQDLSSIGFSERDLAVYQEFMTAPHGIVLVTGPTGSGKSTTLYSTLKQVSSAENNVITVEDPVEMVCEEFNQIAVQAQIEVTFSTILRNILRQDPDIIMIGEIRDLDTAVNAIQAALTGHLVFSTLHTNDAVSSISRLKDLGAQEFLIGSTLLGAMAQRLVRRICPHCREKYKVSGDILRSFGFPAEGQGDIELQRGKGCIHCRGTGYLGRCGVFEIFPVSDTINRMICTGVSENEIRAQAIKEGMTTLKEDAWVKVKEGVTTYEEAARVTGLA; from the coding sequence ATGGGCAAGATGAACGACACATCATACCTTTTCTCCCTCCTTGAGGCGGATCAGCTGATTTCTGCAGAACAGAGAGAAATGCTGGAAAAGAAACTTCCCCATCAGAAGCAGCTTTTATTGCGTGAACGACGCAAGGCAAAAAAAGGTCTCGGCAAGGTTCGGGAACCGGATCTGGTTGAGGTGATTGTCTCGCTGAACCTGCAGATCCCCGGTGAAAATCCTCAACCACTGACCGAGGAGCTGATCATCCGGGCAGTGGCGGCAGATATGAACATGCCCTTCAAGAAGCTCGATCCGCTTGAACTGAATCTTGATATCGTCACCAAGACCTTTCCGAAGAATTATGCGTTGAAACACCTCCTCTTGCCCTTTGCGATCAAGGATGGTGTGCATGAGGTGGCTGTTTATGATCCGGCCAAGCGTGAGACTCTTGCTGAAATTGAACGGGTCTACAAGATAACCGTAAGACCTTACCTGAGCACGCGGAGCGATATCAGTCGGATGCTGGCCGAATTCTTCGGTTTTCAGTCATCAATTTCCGCTGCGGAAGATCATCTGGCCAAGCCGACCATCGATCTTGGCAATCTTGAACAGTTCGTGAAAATCGAACGCGGCGGGGAGATCAACTCCTCCGATCACCATATCACCAGCGCAGTTGATCATCTTTTCACCTACGCCTTTGACCAGCGGGCGAGTGATATCCATATTGAGCCCAAGCGGGACAAGAGCAATGTCAGGTTAAGGATTGACGGGATCCTCCATACTATTTACAGCCTGCCGAAAGCGGTGCATTCCGCAATTGTCTCTCGGATCAAGACCCTGTCAAGGCTTGATATAGCCGAAAAAAGACGTCCCCAGGACGGCCGGATCAAGATCGATCATGAAGGAAAGGAGGCGGAGATTCGGGTCTCTACCATCCCTGTTGCCTTTGGCGAGAAGGCGGTCATGAGGATTCTGGACCCCGATATTATGTTTCAGGATTTGTCGTCCATCGGCTTTTCGGAAAGAGACCTGGCCGTCTATCAGGAGTTCATGACCGCCCCGCACGGGATCGTGCTGGTTACCGGGCCAACGGGGAGCGGTAAATCGACGACTCTTTATTCAACGCTCAAACAGGTGTCTTCGGCGGAAAATAATGTGATCACCGTTGAAGACCCGGTCGAGATGGTCTGTGAGGAGTTTAATCAGATCGCGGTCCAGGCCCAGATCGAGGTAACGTTTTCAACGATTTTAAGAAACATCCTGCGCCAGGACCCGGACATTATCATGATCGGCGAGATCCGCGACCTGGATACGGCGGTCAACGCCATTCAGGCGGCGTTGACCGGGCATCTGGTTTTTTCCACCCTGCACACCAATGATGCGGTTTCCTCGATCAGCCGCTTGAAGGACCTTGGCGCCCAGGAGTTCCTGATCGGCTCGACATTGCTGGGGGCCATGGCCCAGCGGCTGGTCCGGCGAATCTGCCCGCATTGTCGGGAGAAGTATAAGGTCTCCGGTGATATTCTGCGCAGCTTCGGTTTTCCGGCTGAAGGGCAGGGGGATATTGAACTGCAGCGGGGTAAAGGGTGTATTCATTGCCGGGGTACCGGTTATCTCGGCCGGTGCGGGGTTTTTGAGATTTTTCCGGTGTCCGACACCATCAACCGGATGATCTGTACCGGAGTGTCGGAGAATGAGATCAGAGCCCAGGCAATCAAAGAAGGAATGACCACCCTGAAAGAAGATGCCTGGGTGAAAGTAAAAGAAGGGGTGACCACCTATGAGGAGGCGGCCAGGGTGACCGGGTTGGCGTAG
- the smpB gene encoding SsrA-binding protein SmpB has protein sequence MSEKTVATNKKARHDYFIESVIETGIVLKGPEVKSLRAGKANLKDGYARIKNEELFLYGVHISQYSHTTHEIPDQVRVRKLLVHKREIRKLIAKTQEKGFALVPLRIYFISSGKVKVELGLGRGKKLYDKRATLKKKEGDRDMERAMVDRKRG, from the coding sequence ATGTCTGAAAAAACAGTGGCGACCAATAAAAAGGCGCGTCACGATTATTTTATCGAATCGGTGATAGAGACCGGGATTGTTCTGAAAGGGCCGGAGGTCAAATCCCTGCGGGCCGGCAAGGCGAACCTGAAGGACGGCTACGCGAGGATCAAGAACGAGGAGCTTTTTCTCTACGGGGTCCATATTTCGCAGTACAGCCACACCACCCACGAGATCCCGGACCAGGTAAGAGTCAGAAAACTCCTGGTCCATAAACGGGAGATCCGGAAGCTGATTGCCAAGACCCAGGAAAAAGGATTTGCCCTTGTGCCGCTTCGGATATACTTTATAAGCAGCGGCAAGGTAAAAGTGGAGCTCGGACTCGGTCGCGGCAAAAAGCTGTACGACAAAAGAGCCACCCTCAAGAAAAAAGAGGGCGACCGCGACATGGAACGGGCCATGGTTGATCGAAAAAGAGGCTGA